A window of the Miscanthus floridulus cultivar M001 chromosome 14, ASM1932011v1, whole genome shotgun sequence genome harbors these coding sequences:
- the LOC136504325 gene encoding MADS-box transcription factor 13-like: MGRGRIEIKRIENNTSRQVTFCKRRNGLLKKAYELSVLCDADVALIVFSNRGRLYEYANNSVKATIERYKKAHTVGSSSGPPLLEHNAQQFYQQESAKLRHQIQMLQNTNRHLVGDSVGNLSLKELKQLESRLEKGISKIRSRKNELLAAEINYMAKRETELQNDHMNLRTKIEEGEQQLQQVTVARSVAAAAATNVELNPFLEMDTKCFFPGGPFATLDMKCFFPGSFQMLEAAAAQQPQMLATELNLGYQLAPPGSDAANNNPHQF; encoded by the exons ATGGGGAGGGGAAGGATTGAGATCAAGAGGATCGAGAACAACACGAGCCGGCAGGTCACCTTCTGCAAGCGCCGCAACGGGCTCCTCAAGAAGGCGTACGAGCTCTCCGTCCTGTGCGACGCCGATGTGGCGCTCATCGTCTTCTCTAACCGCGGCCGCCTCTACGAGTACGCCAACAACAG TGTGAAGGCTACGATTGAGAGGTACAAGAAGGCACACACCGTTGGCTCTTCCTCTGGGCCCCCGCTCTTAGAGCACAATGCCCAG CAATTCTACCAGCAAGAATCTGCAAAACTGCGCCACCAAATCCAGATGCTGCAAAACACTAACAG GCACTTGGTTGGTGATTCTGTGGGAAACCTGTCACTCAAGGAGCTGAAGCAGCTGGAGAGCCGCCTTGAGAAAGGCATCTCTAAGATCAGGTCCAGGAAG AACGAGCTGCTGGCTGCCGAGATCAATTACATGGCCAAAAGG GAGACTGAGCTTCAGAATGACCACATGAACCTCAGAACCAAG ATTGAGGAGGGAGAGCAACAGCTGCAGCAGGTGACCGTGGCCCGGTCTGTCGCAGCAGCAGCTGCCACCAACGTGGAGCTGAACCCATTCTTGGAGATGGATACCAAATGCTTCTTCCCTGGCGGTCCCTTCGCGACGCTGGACATGAAGTGCTTCTTCCCTGGCAGCTTTCAGAtgctggaggcggcggcggcacagCAACCCCAGATGCTCGCCACCGAGCTGAACCTCGGCTACCAACTGGCGCCGCCTGGCTCTGACGCTGCCAACAATAACCCTCATCAGTTCTAA